The following nucleotide sequence is from Deinococcus radiopugnans ATCC 19172.
CGCATTCTGGAAGACCTGGGCTTCGTGGAGATGCCCACGGTGGTGGCGCTGAACAAGGCCGACGCCGCCGAGCCGGACGCGCTGGAACGTGAAGTCGAGCGCACCGAGGGCGTGCCGGTCAGCGCCCTGAAAAGCATCGGCATTCCCGAACTCAAGGAGGCGCTGGCCGACGCCATCGGGCAGGTGCAGCGGCGGGAGCTGGCGCAGCGCGAGGAGGCGCGGGAGCTGGCGGCCCAGTACCGGTAAATCACACCCACAACAGAGGCGCGGGCTTTGGCTCCCGCCTCTCTTTTTGTGCCCGCATGACTTTCGGCGGACGCTCCCTCTCACCGGGATATGTCAGGCTCTGTCCCGATGTTTCGTTCGCGCCTCGCCTGGTTGTATCTGCTGTTCGTCACCCTGGTCTGGGGGCTGGGCGAATTTGTTGGGGAACGCACGCTGCCCACCCTGCTGCTGGCCTACGCGCCCGCCGTGCTGTGGCTGCTGCCTGCGCCGTTCGTGTTGCTGTGGACGGCGTTCAGGAGACGCGGCCTCGCGGTGGCCCTGGCCGGGACGTTGCTGGCGGCCTGGGGAGCGGGCCTGCTGCACTGGAGGCCGCAGCACAACGGAAAGTTACGGGTGCTGGACTACAACGTCAACAGCGGCTACAAATCCACGCCGGAGCGACTGGCCGCCGTCCTGAAAAAGGCCAACGCCGACGTGATCCTGCTGCAGGAATCCAACTTCCAGCCACGCGGTTACCCCGCTGCGCTCGCCGACGCCCTGCCTGGCTACTCGGTGCACTCGGCGGCGGAGGTCATGACCCTCACGCGGCTGCCCGTCCTGGCGACCCAGACGGTAAACCTGCCCGGCAACCAGCGCGAGGTGCTGGTGACGCGCCTGCAGTGGCGCGGTCAAGGGCTGACGGTGGTCAACGCCCACCTGGGCACCGTGCAGGTGATGGACGCGCTGGCGCGGGACTTTGCCTACCTGCAACGCACCCGTGACCGCCGCACACAGCAGGTACAGGTTCTCCAGAAGCTTGCCGCCCAGACCTCTGGCCCCGCGCTGCTGGGCGGTGACCTGAACACGCCGCCGCGCGGCCTGATCTACCGGGACTTGCAAACTGCTTTCGGCACCGACGCCTTCGCGCAGGCCGGACGCGGCCCCGGCTGGACGTTTCCGGGCCTGCGGGTGCGGATTGACCACCAGATGGCGCGCGACCTGATCCCCACGCGCGCCAGAGTTTTAGGCGAAGAGGAAAGCGATCACCGGCCCCTGGTGGTGGACTACCGCTGAGGGTGTCGCGGCGCCTTGCCTACTTCCCCGCCAGCTTCAGAATCCGGCCACTGCCGTACTCGGCGACGTAGATCTCCCCCGCTGCGTCCTCCCCGAAGGTGCTGGGGTTGCTCACCTTGCCCAGCGCTACCTTGTTCCAGTTCTTACCATCCATCGGCGCGGCCCAGACGGTGCCGGTGGCAAAGTCGGCGAACACATACTGGCCTTTCAGGGCGGGAATCGATTTGCCCTGGTAAACGTACCCGCCCGTAATGCTCTGGCCCTCATTCCGGCCGTACACCAGCACCGGGGCCACGAACCCCTTGTCGGCGCAGCCCTGCTCGTAGCACACCCGGCCCTCGCGCACGCGCCAGCCGTAGTTCTCGCCACCCTTGCTGGCGCGGGGCTGGAAATCCACCTCCTCGAAGCTGTTCTGGCCCACGTCGGCGATCACCAGATTGCCGCCCTCGCGGTCAAAGCTGAAGCGCCAGGGGTTGCGCAGCCCGTAGGCCCAGATGTGGGGATTGGCCCCCGCGCGGTTCACGAAGGGGTTCCCAGCGGCGGGCTTCGCCGCGTCCCCGGACACGTCAAAACGCAGCAGCTTGCCCAGCGGTGAGCCGAGGTTCTGCGCGTTGTTTTTCGGATCGCCGCCACTGCCGCCGTCGCCCAGCCCCAGGTACAGGAAGCCGTCGGGGCCGAAGGCGAGCTGGCCGCCATTGTGGTTGCTGTAGGGCTGCTTGGCGGTAAACAGGGTTTTGGCGCTGCCCGAATCGGCGCGGCTGAAATCGGGGGCGGCGGTGTAGCGGGCCAGCACCGTGTCGCCGTTCAGGTCGGTGTAATGCACGTACAGGCGGCGGTTGGTCTTGTAGCCGGGATCGAAGGCCAGCCCGATCAGCCCGCGTTCCCCGCCGGCCCGCGTCAGCTTCTGGACGTCCAGAAACAGGCTGTCCCGAACTTTCCCGCCCTCGATCACGCGCACGCGGCCGTCCTGCTGCGCGGCGTAGAGGCGGCCCGAGCCGTCCCCGGCGTGCGCGATGGCCGTGACCTGGGTCAGGCCACTGACGAACGGCTGAAAGGTCACGGCAGGCGCGGCCTGTGCAGAGGCCAGCAGCGCCACCACACCCCAGGCCAGCGGAAAACGGGCGTTGGGTCTGAAACAGGCAGAGGGTCTGGACATGGAGCAGTCTGGCCTGTCCAGCCGGGCCTCGACTGTGATCCCGAACGCCGGGGCGTGAAGGCTCCTTTAGGTCTTTCTTCCCTGCAACACGTCTACGGGGGGCAAAGTCAGACGCATCCCGAACCTGGAGGTGCCCCATGACTGGACCTTATGACCGTCCCCCCGCCCCGGCGAGCGAACCCACCGACACCCCCGCCCCCATGCCCGAGCGCATGCCCGGCGAAAATGGCACTGGCCCGATCATCGACCCGCCCGTCAACCCCGATCTGCCCGGCATGCCGATGCCCGACCCGGCCGAGAACCCGGATACGCCGGGCCTGCCCACCCCCGGCCCGACGCCGATGCCTGCGATGTAACTTCAGCCGCCCTATCCAGGCAGACCCCTCTAAGAAGGTGGTCTGCTTTTCCCGTTTAGAGCATTTGTCCGAATTGCAGCATCAGAAAAGGAGACTTCTGATGCCTCCATGCTCTCCTTCGGAGCTGTATCAGTCCCAACTGCTCGCCAAAATTCACTCCCTCTCTGCGAGCTGTGCCAGTCCGTTCGGTCAAAAGGAAACAGCTCTTTTGACAACTGCTCTAAAGGCCCTGCCCATGTTCCCGCAGCCAGCACCGCTGGGTCTGCCAGTCCGGCATGATGCGGGCCACGTGCGCCCAGTAGCGCGGCGAGTGGTTCATCTCCAGCAGGTGGGCGGCCTCGTGCAGCGCGACGTAACGCAGCGTCTCCAGCGGGGCGCGCGACAGTTTCCAGTGCAGGCGGATGTCGCCCCGGCTGCTGCAACTGCCCCAGCGGGTGGAGGTGTCGCTGACGCGCACCGTCCCCAGCCGCTCAGCCGCCCCCAGCCGGGCGGCGTATTCGGTGACCAGCGCAGTGTACGGAACCAGACAGGCCGCCCGCGTCCACGCGCTCAGCGCCCGCTCCGGTGCGTCTGACGGCAGCAGCAGGGCCTGTCCCAGACGCACCGCGGCCCGGCCGTGATCTTCCAGCCGGAGCGTCAGGGGATCGCCAAGAAAGGGAACCTCTGCGCCGTCCATGTAGGATTGCCCTGACACTGGCCGGGCCGCGTACTGCGCCAGATGGCGTTTGACCCAGTCCTGGCGCTGGTTGAGAAGGGCCTCCAGCTGAGACAGCGGCACACGCTCGGGCGCGTAGAGCGTCACCGCGCCGGGCCTGACCTGCAGGGCCACCGTGCGCCGCCGGGCGCTGCGTTTGACGGTCACGGGTACGCCGGAAATAGTCCAGTGCAGCGGCATCCCCCCCAGGAAAGCGCATCCGGACAGAGGACGGGGCAAGGCGCTTCACGTTCTGAATCAAAAAAAGAGCGGGCGCGAGACTTCAATGCTCGCGCCCACCTGCGGTACCT
It contains:
- a CDS encoding M48 family metallopeptidase is translated as MTVKRSARRRTVALQVRPGAVTLYAPERVPLSQLEALLNQRQDWVKRHLAQYAARPVSGQSYMDGAEVPFLGDPLTLRLEDHGRAAVRLGQALLLPSDAPERALSAWTRAACLVPYTALVTEYAARLGAAERLGTVRVSDTSTRWGSCSSRGDIRLHWKLSRAPLETLRYVALHEAAHLLEMNHSPRYWAHVARIMPDWQTQRCWLREHGQGL
- a CDS encoding endonuclease/exonuclease/phosphatase family protein translates to MFRSRLAWLYLLFVTLVWGLGEFVGERTLPTLLLAYAPAVLWLLPAPFVLLWTAFRRRGLAVALAGTLLAAWGAGLLHWRPQHNGKLRVLDYNVNSGYKSTPERLAAVLKKANADVILLQESNFQPRGYPAALADALPGYSVHSAAEVMTLTRLPVLATQTVNLPGNQREVLVTRLQWRGQGLTVVNAHLGTVQVMDALARDFAYLQRTRDRRTQQVQVLQKLAAQTSGPALLGGDLNTPPRGLIYRDLQTAFGTDAFAQAGRGPGWTFPGLRVRIDHQMARDLIPTRARVLGEEESDHRPLVVDYR
- a CDS encoding PQQ-dependent sugar dehydrogenase, encoding MSRPSACFRPNARFPLAWGVVALLASAQAAPAVTFQPFVSGLTQVTAIAHAGDGSGRLYAAQQDGRVRVIEGGKVRDSLFLDVQKLTRAGGERGLIGLAFDPGYKTNRRLYVHYTDLNGDTVLARYTAAPDFSRADSGSAKTLFTAKQPYSNHNGGQLAFGPDGFLYLGLGDGGSGGDPKNNAQNLGSPLGKLLRFDVSGDAAKPAAGNPFVNRAGANPHIWAYGLRNPWRFSFDREGGNLVIADVGQNSFEEVDFQPRASKGGENYGWRVREGRVCYEQGCADKGFVAPVLVYGRNEGQSITGGYVYQGKSIPALKGQYVFADFATGTVWAAPMDGKNWNKVALGKVSNPSTFGEDAAGEIYVAEYGSGRILKLAGK